TCATTTTTATAATTCCATAATAATATATTTATAGAATCGTTCGTCAGGAATGCCTTGTATATTCCATGGTAGTAATCTTGACCACCAAAATCAAAATAAATTATTTCTGGTAACTTTTTGTTTGTTTTGGGAAAATTCTCAATTCTAATAATATGAGTGCTATCAGTTGCAGGAGTTATTTTTCTATTTTTATTTGTATCTGTTAAATAATTTAGTAAAGTTGATTTTCCCGCTCCATGATTTCCTAATAGTAATACTTTTATTGGAAGTTTATAAATTTTATTTTGGTTATTATGTTTTTTACTAAAGTAATTTTCAATTGTAGAGGAATGATTGTCATACTTTGAAAGTTTCCAGTTTTGGACAGTCACAATAGGATTATTATCAATGATAATTTTTTTAATAGAGTTTAAAAGAATTTCTAAATCATTTATATCTTTTAATTTATTAGAATGTAAATCTAACATTTCAATTGATTTAATTTTTTTTAGAAATGCAACATTGCTTAAATAATTATTACTAAGATTTAGTGATTTTAATTGATTTAAATTTTCTAAATTAACAATGCTACTTATTTTATTGTTATTTGCGTATATATGTTTAAGATTGGTTAAGTTTTTAATAACATTTATAGAAGTAATTTTATTATTACTAATATTTATTACTTCGAGGTCTGATAACTTTGCAATATTTTTAATGTCTTTAATTCTCCAATTTTTAAGATTTTCATTATTTTCCCAATCACCACCTACTATTAGTTTTTTTAATTTTTTTAATTTAGATATTTGAGGTGGAATTTCATAAAGATTATTTTTTATGGAAAAATATTTAGGGGATTTAGAAATTTTTATCCAATCTTTGTCATTATATTCTGCCCATTCATTACTTAAAATTAATTCCTCAATATGTACACATGTAAATAGCCTCGGAATTAATGTAAGATCCGTAATCCCGCAAAAACTTAGATCTAGGGACTTAGTTTTACTCTTTAAACATTCTTTTATAAGAATATTTGCTTTTTCATGATTAGTTTTAAACCATCTTATTATAGAAGATTCACCTTTTAAATATTCTTCAGTTGGCGGATATACTAATGGATTTTCATAGAAATTATAATTACGAGTAAAATCCCCTTTTGTAATCAAAGTATACAAAAAACTTAAATCAAAAATAAAATTGTTTGTAAATATAAATTCATATAAATATTTCATTTTTTTTAAACATGAAACATCTTGAATTTCATTATTAGCAAAAGAAATCCGTTCTAATTTCTTAAGGTTTGATATGCAACTGATGTCTACTATACAATTATTGTTAGCTGATAAAGCTTTAATATTTTTTAAATTTTTTACAACAGAAATATCAGTAAGACTGTTTAAATTAATATTTAAAATTTTAATTTTTTCAAGCTCTTTTAAAGCTGTAATTTCTGAAATGTAGTTTTTATTTAAATGTAAAATTTCAATATTTTTTAATTGAGATAAAGGATATAAGTTATCAATATGGTTTTCATTTAAACTTAAAAACTTTAAATTTTTTAAATTTCTTAATGGACTTAAATCATTGATATTATTTGAGTCTAAATAAAGAGATTCTAATGAAGTTAATTTCTCAAGAGGTTTTATATCTGATATTTGCAAGTAAGAAAGATTTAAAGCAATAATATTATTGTCTTTATCAAGATTAACAGATCTATTTAGTTGTAAAAAATCTTTATTGTAATTAGCTAAATATAATTCAGTTTGAAGATGTTCTTCTAATTCTAATATTTCTTTGGTTTTATTCATTTATTTTGATATTAGAGAATTTGTATTATTTTTTTACGCTTGAAATATAAGGGTTATTTTACAATAATTATTACGGAAAAACGTAAGACTATGTTTTAATAAACAAAAAAAACAGCCCTCCAAATAGAGAGCTGTCCTAAGGCCAATTTTTAAATTTGCATTCCTAAGAATGCGTACAGTTTTTGGTAATTACTAAATTGAAGACTAAACGCAGGTTATACGAATTATGCTTTTTATTTTGTAACAGCACATTCGAGTATAATACCGATATAGTATGAAAACAGTCTAATTTTTATTAGACTGTATTGAATACATAATCGGTATTATTCGTTTATGACATCGCCTTCCTTAGTTTCTTCGCTGGCAATTTTTACCAGTTTATCGTTTGGAGTCAAATCACCGAAAATTTCAATTTTATCTTCGATTTCTCTTCCTTTTTTAATGTCAATTCTTGTCGCTTTATGGTTTACTACTTTTACCACATATATTCCTTCTGCAGAACTTACTACTGCCGATTTTGGCACTACAAAGGTGCTGTCTTTCGCGTTAAGTGGTAATAAAACTTCGGCAACCATTCCGGGTAATAAATTTCCTTTGGTGTTATGAACGTCCATTTCAACTCTTTCAGAACGTAATTTTAAATCTAAAGCGCCAGACATTCTGGTAATTTTAGCGCTGAAAGTTTCGGGCAATGATTTTACATTAAAACTCATTTCGTCTCCCGGGTGCAAATATCCTGTGTACAATTCCGGTACAGAAACCGCTAAACGTAATTTGCTTTGCTCCTGAATCGTTAATAAAGGCAAATCTGAACCTTTTCCTGCCGGACCAACAAATGTGCCTAAATTGACATTTCTAGCGGCTACAACGCCATCAAATGGAGCACGAATTTCTAAATACCCTCTCATGATCGAAACCTCTTTGTGTGCTGCAATTGCTGCCTGGTATTGTGCGTAATCAGAATTCTTTTTACCGCTTGCCATTTCTAAGTCATTTTTAGAAATCGTTCCTTCCACTTTGCTGGTTTCGTACAAACGGTTGTAAGTACTTTTGCTTGTTGCATAAATCGCTTCCATAGATTTCAATCTCGATTCGGCTGCAGCCAATTGCGAACTGATTTCCGGTGCTTCTAAAACAATCAAAAGCTGTCCTTTTTTTACTTTCGTACCAATATCAACTTTCAATAGTTTTACAAAACTGCTCACTTTTGCATACAAATCAACTTGTTGGAAACCGGTTAATTCGGCTGGCAAACGCAATTCTGTTGTTAGTTTTTCTTTCGCTAAAGCGAAAGTTTCTACTTTAGGTTCGATTTCTGCCTTTGCAGTTTCTTCTTTTTTCTTTTCACAGCTTAATACAACTAAAGCTGTAAAAAGTATCGCTGTAGATTTTATAATGTTACTTTTCATAAATGTTGAATTTATTTTGCATTGGTCATTTATGTTATCGCCTTTTAATTTATCTGTATTTGTTTTCAATAAATTATTTTTTGTTGGCGATTTCATTTTTTGGTTTTATATATGTTTTACAAGTATGCGGAAAGTATAAAAGTGTATCCAAGTGTTATCGCAACGATTTGACTTTCGACTTTCGACTTTCGACTTTTGACTTTCGACTTTAAGACTTTATAACTTTAGACTTACTTATTGATGAGATATAATGGATACTTTCTTCGTCTTCAGGATCTAAAGAAACAGATTGTGTTGATGTTTTTTCTTGTGCCCACGCAAATATCTGCGGAAGGATCAATAATACGGCAAAAGTTGAAAATAACAATCCACCAATAACTGCTCTTCCTAACGGAGAAACCTGATCGCCCCCTTCGCCGTGTCCAATTGCCATTGGTAGCATTCCCGCAATCATCGCAACCGAAGTCATGATAATCGGACGAAGACGCAGTGCAGCAGCTTCTCTCGCAGATTCTAAGGCATTACCGTTTATTTTTCGAAGCTGTTCGGCATTCGTAACCAATAAAACAGCGTTGGCAATCGAAACCCCGACCGACATGATGATTCCCATGTACGATTGTAAGTTTAGCGTTGAGCCTGTAAGCGTCAGCATTAATAATGCTCCTAGAACTACCGCAGGAACGGTTGTTAAAATGACTAACGAAACTTTGAACGATTGGAAATTAGCGGCCAACATTAAGAAGATTACAAAAACGGCAACCAATAATCCTGTTTGTAAACTACTTAATGTTTCTGTCAGTACAGTACTTAGTCCGATTGGCGTAATAAACAATCCACGAGGTAATTCGCCCAAAGAACTAATTGTTTTGCTTACATCTTTTGAAGCCGTACCTAAATCGGTTTGGTAGATGTTTGCTGTAACGGTAATGTATGGCATGGCCCCTAAATTGTCATTTTCTCCACTTACAAATCCGGGTGTAATTTTGGCAACGTCACTTAAAACGGGACGAAGCGAGTTTTTCAATACCGGAATTTCTCCAATATCGGTTTTGCTTTTCATTTTGTTTAAAGGAACCTGAACCTGAACAGCATAGGATAATCCTGCTTTTTCATCGATCCAGTTATTTTTTTCGGTATAACGTGAAGATGAGGTCGATGCCACAAGCGAACGCGAGATATCGTTCATATCAACTCCTAATTCGGCAGCACGGGTTCTGTCAATATCAATATTCATTGCTGGATAGTGAATAGGCTGACCAATCTGTACGTCTCTGAAATAGGAAATCGCTTTTAGTTTATCGACAATTTGAGTCGCATATAATTCATTTTTCTTTTTGTCTTTTCCGGCTACTCTAATTTCAATAGGAGTAGGAGAACCCTGGCTTAAAACCTTATCCGTTAATTCGATTGGCTCAAAAGAAAGTTTAGTATCTGGCAGTACTTTTTTAAGTCTCGCTCTAAATTCATCTTTAAAATCATCCATGTCTTCGTGATAGTCTTTCAGACTCACTTGAAAAACCGCTTCGTGAGAACCCGCCATGAATAAATAAATCGGGTTGATTGAGAACAGGGAAGGGTGCTGACCCACATATACAGAAGAAATTCCGATATGCTCTTTTCCGACCATTTTTTCCAGTTCTTTTAAAACAATTCTGGCTTGCTCTTCTGTTCGCTCCAAACGAGTTCCGTCAATAGCGCGCATTCTCAGCTGAAACTGACTTGAATTGGTTCTTGGGAAAACGTCTTTTCCGATAAAATTGATCAATAGAATGGCTAAAAGAGTTGCTCCAACCAAATAGGTCACGGTCGTTATTTTTTTGTGTACAAACAAACGATCTAAAGTTCGCATGAAACGATTTCTGAATTTTTCGAAACCACTTACTTTTCCATCATTATTGAAATCTTCTCTTTCGACCATTTCCTTTTTCTGACCAATTAAATCTTGTTCAGATTCAGGCGTTAATCCGCAGGCATTAAATTCTGCTTCGTCGTCTGTAATATTAGGTTCATGTTCGTGTTTAATGTGATCTTTCATCATCCAGTTGGCCATTACAGGCACAAAAGTCTGAGACAATAAAAACGAAATCACCATAGAAAAACCAATTGCCAAAGCCAAAGGCAAGAACAACGCTCCCGGAATACCCACCATGGTAAATGCCGGAGCAAATACGGCCAGAATACAAAGCAAGATCAATAATTTAGGCAAAGCAATTTCCTGACAAGCGTCCCAAATGGCGAGTGCCTTGGGTTTTCCCATGTCGAGATGCTGGTGAATATTTTCGATCGTTACCGTACTTTCATCCACCAAAATACCAATTGCTAATGCCAATCCTGATAAAGACATTAAGTTGATCGTTTGTCCAAATAATTTCAGGAATAAAACTCCCGAAATAATCGAAATAGGAATCGTCATAATTACGATTAAGGCCGCACGACGGTCACCTAAGAATAACAATACCATTAATCCTGTCAGAACCGCACCAATAATTCCTTCTGTAATCAAACTTTTAACCGAATTGATTACATAAACCGACTGGTCAAATTCATACGTAATGTTTACATCTTCAGGAAGCGTACTCTGAATTTTAGGCAACTCTGCTTTTAATTTCTGAACCACATCCCAGGTCGAAGCGTCTCCCGCTTTTGCAATACTGATGTAAACCGAACGTTTTCCGTTTACCAATGCATAACCCTGCGTAATATCGGCACCGTCTTTTACAGAAGCTACATCGCCCAATTTTAAGTTCTGAACACCGCCTTTGAATAACGGAATCTGCTCAAAATCTTTAATTTCTTTAATGGTATTGTTGGTTGGCGTAATATAGTTTTTGTCACCCATACGAACGTTTCCGGAAGGAGCCGTCTGGTTGTTCAGACGAATTGCTTCAACAATCTGATCTGGTGTCATATTATGAGAACGCAATAAATCCGGATCTACATTTACCTCAATTGTTCTTGGACTTCCTCCAAAAGGAGCCGGAGATAATAAACCGGGAATAGAAGTAAACGAAGCACGCACATAAACGTTGGCTAAATCCTGCAATTCGTTGTTTGATCTTATTTTACTGCTTAAAACCAATTGCCCGATTGGAAGCGAAGAAGCATCAAAACGGATGATAAACGGAGGTTGTGTTCCCGGAGGAAAAGCCGCCTGTATTCTGTTGGAAAGCGCACTCAGCTCGGCAGCAGCCTGAGCCATGTTGGTTCCTTCATAATAGGTTAATTTCATAATCATTAACCCCTGAATATTTTTGGTTTCTACCGATTTGATACCGTTCGAGAAAGGTAAAACGTTTACGTAGTTTTTGGCAAAATAAGCTTCCATCTGATCTGGCGTGTAACCTCCAAACGGATGCGCAATATAGATCACCGGCAAATTCATTTTTGGCAGAATATCTACCTTAATGTCTTTGATGGCACCAATTCCGAAGAAAAATAGACCCGCAACCAATACTAATATGGAGATGGGTTTGCGGAGTGCAAAACGTATTAAATTCATTAGGATTTATAATTAAAATTCATTTATAAATAAGTCAAAATTTCCTGTTGCTGCGACTTTCAATAAGTACGACTGCCACACATTGTTATTGACAATATCTCGATCGATTTCGGCACGATTTAGCGTAAACATGGTTTGAGTTAGATCGGTTAAATCAGTTAAACCATTTTTGTATAAAGTCGATTTTTGTATGTAAGCTCTTTTTGCAGCATCCACCTGAATTGGTGCTTCGGCATAATTTTCTAAAGTAATTTTGATTTTATCTTCGGCAAATGTTAGCTGAGATTTCAATTCTCTGCTCGCCTGATTGTATTCTTCCTGTAAAGCCTGAGAAACAAATTTCTGTGCACTGACTTGTTTGCTTGATCGGAATGGAGTAGTTAAATTCCAGGTAATTCCAACTCCAATTAAGTAATTGGCGCGATCCGGATTTACACCATCCCAATAGTTTCTTGTAAAAGCCGTTTGATCGGTTACATAAGAAGAATCAAATCCTGAAGCTCTGGTTTGCAATACACCAAAAGCACTCATGGTTGGGTAATAAAATCTTTTGTACAATTTAACCTGTTGATTGCTGTAATCGATTTTGGTTTTATAGAATTGTAATAAAGGATGCAAACTGTCGGTAGAAGCTGTACTTTTTACCATTTCTTTGGGAATCTGAGTTACAAAAAGTGTATCAGCAACAAAATCCTGTGGTGCAACGCCCATTAAATCGACTAATTTGTTGTTTTGTTCTTTAACGAAGTTTCGGGCAAGATTTAAAGCAATTTTAGCTTTAGAGACTTCAGCAGTTGCT
The sequence above is drawn from the Flavobacterium sp. N2038 genome and encodes:
- a CDS encoding efflux RND transporter permease subunit, producing MNLIRFALRKPISILVLVAGLFFFGIGAIKDIKVDILPKMNLPVIYIAHPFGGYTPDQMEAYFAKNYVNVLPFSNGIKSVETKNIQGLMIMKLTYYEGTNMAQAAAELSALSNRIQAAFPPGTQPPFIIRFDASSLPIGQLVLSSKIRSNNELQDLANVYVRASFTSIPGLLSPAPFGGSPRTIEVNVDPDLLRSHNMTPDQIVEAIRLNNQTAPSGNVRMGDKNYITPTNNTIKEIKDFEQIPLFKGGVQNLKLGDVASVKDGADITQGYALVNGKRSVYISIAKAGDASTWDVVQKLKAELPKIQSTLPEDVNITYEFDQSVYVINSVKSLITEGIIGAVLTGLMVLLFLGDRRAALIVIMTIPISIISGVLFLKLFGQTINLMSLSGLALAIGILVDESTVTIENIHQHLDMGKPKALAIWDACQEIALPKLLILLCILAVFAPAFTMVGIPGALFLPLALAIGFSMVISFLLSQTFVPVMANWMMKDHIKHEHEPNITDDEAEFNACGLTPESEQDLIGQKKEMVEREDFNNDGKVSGFEKFRNRFMRTLDRLFVHKKITTVTYLVGATLLAILLINFIGKDVFPRTNSSQFQLRMRAIDGTRLERTEEQARIVLKELEKMVGKEHIGISSVYVGQHPSLFSINPIYLFMAGSHEAVFQVSLKDYHEDMDDFKDEFRARLKKVLPDTKLSFEPIELTDKVLSQGSPTPIEIRVAGKDKKKNELYATQIVDKLKAISYFRDVQIGQPIHYPAMNIDIDRTRAAELGVDMNDISRSLVASTSSSRYTEKNNWIDEKAGLSYAVQVQVPLNKMKSKTDIGEIPVLKNSLRPVLSDVAKITPGFVSGENDNLGAMPYITVTANIYQTDLGTASKDVSKTISSLGELPRGLFITPIGLSTVLTETLSSLQTGLLVAVFVIFLMLAANFQSFKVSLVILTTVPAVVLGALLMLTLTGSTLNLQSYMGIIMSVGVSIANAVLLVTNAEQLRKINGNALESAREAAALRLRPIIMTSVAMIAGMLPMAIGHGEGGDQVSPLGRAVIGGLLFSTFAVLLILPQIFAWAQEKTSTQSVSLDPEDEESIHYISSISKSKVIKS
- a CDS encoding TolC family protein, with protein sequence MYFKKITLLFFLIFASASHSQTLSLKDAIKTGLENYGSIRAKNNYSSASKESLKQSRRDYLPNLNLSAQQDYGTINGQNGALYGFNGLGSASAGPALPEQNWNAAFGALYLVNMNWDFFTFGKTQEKINLAKIDVQTKEKDLDQEKFQQEIKISAAYLNLLASQRLLISQQKNLSRAEVFKKTAVARVKNGLLAGVDSTLATAEVSKAKIALNLARNFVKEQNNKLVDLMGVAPQDFVADTLFVTQIPKEMVKSTASTDSLHPLLQFYKTKIDYSNQQVKLYKRFYYPTMSAFGVLQTRASGFDSSYVTDQTAFTRNYWDGVNPDRANYLIGVGITWNLTTPFRSSKQVSAQKFVSQALQEEYNQASRELKSQLTFAEDKIKITLENYAEAPIQVDAAKRAYIQKSTLYKNGLTDLTDLTQTMFTLNRAEIDRDIVNNNVWQSYLLKVAATGNFDLFINEF
- a CDS encoding efflux RND transporter periplasmic adaptor subunit — encoded protein: MKSNIIKSTAILFTALVVLSCEKKKEETAKAEIEPKVETFALAKEKLTTELRLPAELTGFQQVDLYAKVSSFVKLLKVDIGTKVKKGQLLIVLEAPEISSQLAAAESRLKSMEAIYATSKSTYNRLYETSKVEGTISKNDLEMASGKKNSDYAQYQAAIAAHKEVSIMRGYLEIRAPFDGVVAARNVNLGTFVGPAGKGSDLPLLTIQEQSKLRLAVSVPELYTGYLHPGDEMSFNVKSLPETFSAKITRMSGALDLKLRSERVEMDVHNTKGNLLPGMVAEVLLPLNAKDSTFVVPKSAVVSSAEGIYVVKVVNHKATRIDIKKGREIEDKIEIFGDLTPNDKLVKIASEETKEGDVINE